Genomic window (Oncorhynchus mykiss isolate Arlee chromosome 28, USDA_OmykA_1.1, whole genome shotgun sequence):
GCGTCCCGCTGGACAGTCGTTCCCCGGAGACGACTGAGGTACGCATTGGCCGCCTGCACGGCATCATGGGTAGTCAGCCTGGCCGCCTCCCTCAGTGATGTCATATCCTCCCAGGTACAGGAAGTGGAAAACGGGACAAGAATATTCATCTGTGAGGTCTCACCTGGAACTACGGACGAGGAGGTGGGTTACGGTAACTTAGAACAAAAGAGAAATGTCCACTCACTGTTTACTGCTCCTAGTAGGGATGTTTGTTTAAGCTTTCAGTGATACACGTTTCCACTGACATGGTCTTTGTATGTACTTTGTGTTTCAGCAAACAGTGAGTGGACATTCCTGTTTCCAATTGTGACCAGTGTTTCCAATGTTGGATATTTCATATATAACCCCTCTGTCCCCCAGAAGCTGGATATTCATAgataacctctccctctctctctgtcccccaacAGCTGGGATACTACCTGCAGGTGTCCCTGCTCTTCGTCCTCCCTctaatcatcatcatcctctGCTACAGTGCCATTCTCAGGACGGTCCTGGTAACTGCGACCAGGAGACAACACCGCACAGTGCTGGTGGTCTTCTGTATCGTGGTAGCGTTCATCGTCTGCTGGGCGCCGTACAACCTATTCATATTCGTCATGTCTGTCTACACTCCTGTAGACTGTGCGCTCAAGGAGCGGCTGCATGTTGTGTACGTTGTGTGTCGTATTGTGGCCTACGCCCACTGCTTCCTGAACCCTGCTCTCTACATGCTGTCTCACTCCTTCAGACGACATCTCTGGTCGCTGTTGTGCTGtctgatgggggaggagaggggagggcaggggggaggaggggagaggagtgtggGACACAGTTCGTCCCACGTCACCCCTAGACCAACCGGACCTGCTGTGGTGCTTCAGGACCCCAGAGAGAATAACTATACAGCTACATGGATGGAGCTAAGAACGGATCAGGAATGAACTATGGAACTTTCTCAATGACCTTCTATTGGCAAAGGGGTTTTTCCTGCCCCTTCTAATGGTTAGAAAAGGCCATGTTTAAAGCTTTGGATCTGAGGAATGAGGAAGTGAGATtagccaaaacaaaaacatttgaatCCCTGATTATGATTCTGTGATACATAGAATGTGAATTCTGTGTTCAGTCCAGAAATGATTCTGTGAATAAGTCTATGCTATATTCATACAATATGAAGACAATATATTTTTAACGTAGAATATGTGAAATACTATATTATCAATGGTTGATGTAAAACTGGAAATACATGCAATGTGTGTTTTGAGGTGGTATGCTAAGTAAATAAAAAGCTGTGTGTGCAGCAGTAGCACATGTGTATTTTTTTGCCTGTGgcttgggttaggtttagggttaggctgGACCTGTCTGGATGCTGGCTTGGGTTAGGCTGGACCTGTCTGGATGCTGgcttaggttaggtttagggttatgctGGACCTGTCTAGACGCTGtcttgggttaggtttagggttccacccggcacagccagaagaggactggccaccccacattgcctggttcctctctaggtttctgtggctgtgccgggtggagattataacagaacatggccaagatgttcaaatgttcataaatgaccagcatggtccaataataataaggcagaacagttgaaactggtccTCCGaaactcaggtcctccgagagagagaaagaaagagagaattagagagagcatatgtgggatggccagtcctcttctggctgtgcgcaacagctttttctaaaatttttgagaggaatggaagattcgatataggccgatagttttttatattttctgggtcaaggtttggctttttcaagagatgctttattactgccacttttagtgagtttggtacacatccggtggatagagagccgtttattatgttcaacataggagggccaagaacaggaagcagctctttcagtagtttagttggaatagggtccagtatgcagcttgaaggtttagaggccatgttcattttcatcattgtgtcaagagatatagtactaaaacacttgagcgtctctcttgatcctaggtcctggcagagttgtgcagactcaggacaactgagctttgaaagaatacgcagatttaaggaggagtctacctcatccccatattatcttttttcttctcctttgcaccccagtatctctacttgcacattcatcttctgtacaTATATATCACaccagtgtttatttgctatattgtaattacttcgccacaatggcctatttattggcttacctccctaatcttacctcatttgctgTATCTAGATTTATTTTgattgtgttattgattgtacgtttgtttattccatgtgtaactctgtgttgttgtttgtgtcgcactgctttgctttatcttggccaggtcacagttgtaaatgagaacttgtcctcaactggcctacctggttaaataaaggtgaaataaaaaatgcaaTTTAAAAATCACTTTGCCCTGAACAaatacttgaagaaactttgcaATGACAGGAATGTATCTTTTGTGACAACTTTGATTTGCTGTGGGAGCAACAAGCACTTTAAAAAGAGACGGGATTCCCCCTTAACCACAGAGGTTTGAGGATTAATCCCAGCAACATcaacctgttttagagactgacagacagggtctggtagtgctccagtcccagcaacatcaacctgttttagagactgacagacatggtctggtagtgctccagtcccagcaacatcaacctgttttagagactgacagacagggtctggtagagctccagtcccagcaacatcaaactgttttagagactgacagacagggtctggtagagctccagtcccagcaacatcaaactgttttagagactgacagacagggtctggtagtgctccACTCCCAGCGATATCAACCTGTTTTAGagtctgacagacagggtctggtagtggtcCAGTCTCAGCAACATcaacctgttttagagactgacagacagggtctggtagggCTCCAGTCCCAACAACATcaacctgttttagagactgacagacagggtctggtagtgctccAGTCCCAGCGATATcaacctgttttagagactgacagacagggtctggtagtgctccagtcccagcaacatcaacctgttttagagactgacagacagggtctggtagggATCCAGTCCCAAAAACATcaacctgttttagagactgacagacagggtctggtagtgctccagtcccagcaacatcaacctgttttagagactgacagacagggtatgGTAGTGCCCCAGTCCCAGAAACATcaacctgttttagagactgacagacaggatcTGGTAGTGCCCCAGTCCCAGCGATATcaacctgttttagagactgacagacagggtatggtagtgctgcagtcccagcaacatcaacctgttttagagactgacagacagggtctggtagtgccccagtcccagcaacatcaacctgttttagagactgacagacagggtctggtagtgctccagtcccagcaacatcaacctgttttagagactgacagacagggtctggtagagCTCCAGTCCCAGCAaaatcaaactgttttagagactgacagacagggtctggtagtgctccATTCCTAGCAACATcaacctgttttagagactgacagacagggtctggtagtgctccagtcccagcaacatcaacctgttttagagactgacagacagggtctggtagtggtcCAGTCTCAGCAACATcaacctgttttagagactgacagacagggtctggtagggCTCCAGTCCCAACAACATcaacctgttttagagactgacagacagggtctggtagtgctccAGTCCCAGCGATATcaacctgttttagagactgacagacagggtctggtagtgctccAGTCCCAGCGATGTcaacctgttttagagactgacaaaCAGGGTCTGGTTGCACTCCATTCCCAGCAACATcaacctgttttagagactgacagacagggtctggtagcgctccagtcccagcaacatcaacctgttttagagactgacagacagggtctggtagtgctccAGTCCCAGCGATATcaacctgttttagagactgacagacagggtctggtagtgctccAGTCCCAGCGATGTcaacctgttttagagactgacaaaCAGGGTCTGGTAGCACTCCATTCCCAGCAACATcaacctgttttagagactgacagacagggtctggtagtgctctagtcccagcaacatcaaccagttttagagactgacagacagggtctggtagtgtTCCAGTCCCAGCGATATCAACATGTTTTAGAGACtaacagacagggtctggtagtgctccagtcccagcaacatcaacctgttttagagactgacagacagggtccgGTAGCACTCCAATCCCAGCAACATCAACCTGttatagagactgacagacagggtctggtagcgCTCCATTCCCAGCAACATAAACCTGTTTTAGAGattgacagacagggtctggtagcgCCCCATCCCAGCAATATcaacctgttttagagactgacagacagggtctggtagcgCTCCATTCCCAGCAACATcaacctgttttagagactgacagacagggtctggtagcgCTCCAGTCCCAGCGATATCcacctgttttagagactgacagacagggtctggtagtggtccagtcccagcaacatcaacctgttttagagacagacagacagggtctggtagtgctccAGTCCCAGCGATATCAAcgtgttttagagactgacagacagttagagactcaccacctgggggtagcCTGTCAGGAAGACCATGTTCCAgtggcagagggaggtgtttagtcccaggatccttagcttagtgatgagcttagagggcactatggtgttgaacgctgagctgtagttaatgaattaatagcattctcacataagtgttccttttgtccaggtgggaaagggcagtgtggagtgcaatagagattgtgtatCTGTTtgggctgtatgcaaattggagtgggtttctgggataatggtgttgtgagccattaccagcctttcaaagcacaacATGGCTACgggcgtgagtgctacgggtctgtagtcatttaggctggttacctttgtgttcttggggacagggactatggtggtctgcttgaaacatgttggtattacagattcaatcagggacatgttgaaaatgtcagtgaagacacctgccagttggtcagcacatacccggagcacacgtcctggtaatccgtctggcctcgcagccttgtgtatgttgacctgtttaaagatcttactcacgtcgtctatggagagcgtgatcacacagtcgtccggaacagctgatgatctcatgcatgcttcggtgttgcttgcctcgaagcgagcatagaagtgatttagctcgtctggtaggctcgtgtcactgggcagtttGCATAGTTAGATGGTtcagtaatataatatatctctATAGTTAGGTGTACTATGGAtcagtaatatactgtaatatatcaaatcaaagtctattagtcacatgtgctgaattcagcgtgtagaccatacagtgaaatgcttacttacgagcccctaaccaacaatgcagtttttttttaatggataagaataagagagaTTTTAAAGTCAACAGTGGACTTCTAGGCAGACTTGCAAacaaaaagccatatctcagactggccaataaaaagaaaagattaagatgggcaaaagaacacagacactggacagaggaactctgcctagaaggccagcatcccggagtcgctcgcctcttcactgttgacattaacctctagtgactccccatcccgggtccgggagcgtaatcatcgactgacacgaattagcataacgcaacggacataaatattcctagaaaatattcctattcatgaaaatcaagtgaaatatattgagacacagcttagccttttgttaatcaccctgtcatctcagattttcaaaatatgctttacagccaaagctagacaagcagttgtgtaagtttatcgatagcctagcataacattttgtccagctagcagcaggtaacttggtcacggaaatcagaaaagcaatcaaattaaatcgtttacctttgttGAGCTTCAGATGtcttcactcacgagactcccagttagatacccaatgttccttttttccaaaaatattatttttgtaggcgaaatagctccgtttgttcttcacgtttggctgagaaatcgcccggaaattgcagtcacgaaaaccccaaaaaatattccaaattagctccataatatcgacagaaacatggcaaatgttgtttataatcaatcctcaaggtgtttttcaaatatctattagataatatatccaccgggacaattggtttttcagtaggaccgattgaaataatggctacctctgtattttacgcgagaatcattCTGAGAGCCATTAGGTGACAACTTGCGCAATGTaaccgcttacgggtattcttcaacataaatgcgtaaaactacgtcacaagatgattcacttccggattggatttttctcagtctttcgcctgcaatatcagttctgttatactcacagacaatatttttacagttttggaaactttagagtgttttctatcctaagctgtcaattatatgcatattctagcatcttgccctgacaaaatatcccgtttactacgggaacgttatttttccaaaaatgaaaatactgccccctagtcacttaagactggtgttttacgggtactatttaacgaagctgccagttgaggacttgtgaggcgtctgtttctcaaactagacactctaatgtacttgtcctctgtgGCGGATGAATCAGAAATAGTTGGGTAAcaaataaataagatgttttatttacattatATGCTTATATGAGAtatttgtcattagaatgtcttccTTTGGACTATactgttggcagttgcacttTTCCCTTCTCAGCTAGGGCTCAGTCACTTGTGgcctagagaggggagaggtcagaattgaacattgtcttcatatgtaaatgtatctgttaaaccataTGATGGGGAGATGCCAGAATtgaacattgtcttcatatgtgaatgtatctgttaaaccatgtgatggggagaaaattgcaagattatgttatagtACTTTTAAGATTATTTTATAATCTTTGTATTGCATTAGAATAGTTGTTTTATTCGACAGAATAGAATCTGttgaatattgtgtgtgtgttccactgaggatgggcctctatgagatagcactgacagaggagatttacgatgtctttggcCAATAAAGCCTACAGAGCATTCCAGATAGTGAGGTAATGTCTTGGTACTATGAAGAACGAGGAACAAGATTAGAATCTCGTTttagagaccaaactgaacgataatttatagctaatgctatctgaCTATGGGATAATCCTTTCTCAAGTAAAAGGCCTTTTGTGAAGAGTTCCTGAgatctgtggtttgtcatgtaagttgagaggggtggatctttgctataaaagatctcagttgcc
Coding sequences:
- the LOC110509178 gene encoding chemokine XC receptor 1 — protein: MDLTESWKTMVNETSSVNDSNYTDEDYGDKQLILLCDEVGGLEEVTAGCFLVIFLLSVTGNGLLLVALCRYEDLRRVTNMFILNLLISDLLFTLTLPFWAVYQLSHWMFGDLACKLLTGAYFTGLYSSMMLLTSMTVYRCVIVVASRWTVVPRRRLRYALAACTASWVVSLAASLSDVISSQVQEVENGTRIFICEVSPGTTDEELGYYLQVSLLFVLPLIIIILCYSAILRTVLVTATRRQHRTVLVVFCIVVAFIVCWAPYNLFIFVMSVYTPVDCALKERLHVVYVVCRIVAYAHCFLNPALYMLSHSFRRHLWSLLCCLMGEERGGQGGGGERSVGHSSSHVTPRPTGPAVVLQDPRENNYTATWMELRTDQE